The proteins below are encoded in one region of Cucurbita pepo subsp. pepo cultivar mu-cu-16 chromosome LG10, ASM280686v2, whole genome shotgun sequence:
- the LOC111804157 gene encoding uncharacterized protein LOC111804157 gives MALSRTKSRLTIPAPPPSPIPTGTGSRSAANETFKQFLEKSIHLPQLSLPESRFISTTNPSLAVIDFRSLASPSGGDATARMLRSANEFGAFRIVNHGISGEEILSVVNEAKSVWEDDDQSWAGDVGNREVVFQVRRRNDSEASENTVVQAATNRQISEKMEKLRSKLEGIEEKISERLWKCMGENMKKGDKKESIFSVYRYNNNHQNPNPCERENKTKNMMSLHIPGEHCQFSINSYQQPSSFTFDAAADTIVVTLGEQLVERSLGKLKSARSEMTFVPDLLGSRTSFSIELEVSNRNLVKKHSHSKIITIYDQILVAFYVISVYVLYNCMCSLFKGK, from the exons ATGGCTCTCTCACGCACAAAATCCCGCTTGACAATCCCAGCTCCGCCGCCGTCTCCGATCCCCACTGGCACCGGATCGCGCTCGGCGGCCAACGAGACCTTCAAACAATTTCTCGAGAAGTCGATTCACCTACCGCAGCTCTCTTTGCCAGAATCCCGCTTTATCTCCACCACTAATCCTTCTCTCGCCGTCATTGATTTCCGATCACTCGCTTCTCCAAGTGGCGGCGACGCGACCGCGCGAATGCTCCGGTCGGCCAATGAATTCGGGGCGTTTCGTATTGTTAATCACGGGATTTCCGGCGAGGAGATTTTGTCGGTGGTGAATGAAGCTAAATCCGTTTGGGAAGATGATGATCAGAGCTGGGCTGGAGACGTCGGAAATCGGGAGGTGGTTTTCCAGGTACGGCGCCGGAATGACAGCGAGGCGTCGGAAAATACAGTTGTACAGGCCGCAACGAACCGGCAAATCAG CGAAAAGATGGAGAAACTAAGAAGCAAACTAGAAGGGATTGAAGAGAAAATAAGCGAAAGGTTATGGAAATGCATGGGTGAGAACATGAAGAAAGGAGACAAAAAAGAGAGCATTTTCAGCGTTTATAGATACAATAATAATCACCAAAACCCAAACCCATGTGAGagggaaaataaaactaaGAACATGATGAGCCTCCACATCCCCGGAGAGCATTGCCAATTCTCTATCAATTCTTATCAACAACCCTCCTCCTTTACCTTTGATGCTGCTGCCGACACGATTGTTGTCACCCTCGGCGAGCAACTCGTG GAACGAAGCTTGGGAAAATTGAAGAGTGCAAGAAGTGAGATGACGTTTGTGCCAGACTTGCTTGGAAGTCGAACGTCGTTCTCGATTGAGCTTGAAGTTTCAAACCGTAATTTGGTGAAAAAGCATTCCCATTCTAAGATCATCACCATTTATGATCAAATTCTGGTTGCGTTTTATGTTATTTCAGTTTATGTTCTTTACAATTGCATGTGTTCATTGTTTAAAGGCAAATAA
- the LOC111804221 gene encoding transcription repressor OFP1-like encodes MRNHKFRLSDMIPNAWFYKLREIGGGRGRSSTNQTPFDSKKKFRQPPPPPPPPKQRQLQVSSPYSHSRKSYYFTRELESNNGFCVNSPPPSPPPLPMPVPPRKSSKQGKPGKIQTSNRSSTATAVKLHNSSSVGCSCRTTAESICTKSNSPPELSTSPSETSPESDKILAVEPQYESFDRDIVIDVSSNYSNNIVVGAFDSLSEVDLPPIITKQKKKDTKQRTTTTTTNTTKKPPANSPGVRLRIHSPKIGHRKIGGRKSVSSRRSLSDSLAIMKSSYDPQKDFRESMVEMIVENNIRGSKDLEDLLACYLCLNADEYHDLIIKVFKQIWFDLTELAV; translated from the coding sequence ATGAGAAATCACAAATTCCGATTATCGGATATGATTCCAAACGCTTGGTTTTACAAGCTCAGAGAAATTGGCGGCGGCAGAGGAAGATCCTCGACCAACCAAACACCTTTTGATTCGAAGAAAAAGTTCCGGcagccaccgccgccgccgccgccgccaaaACAGAGACAGTTGCAAGTGTCGTCGCCATATTCTCACTCTAGAAAATCTTACTATTTCACCAGAGAACTCGAATCCAACAATGGGTTTTGTGTTAATTCCCCTCCGCCGTCCCCGCCGCCGCTGCCTATGCCGGTACCGCCGAGAAAGTCGTCGAAACAGGGGAAACCAGGAAAAATACAAACGAGTAACCGGTCGTCGACGGCGACGGCGGTGAAACTCCACAACTCCTCCTCCGTCGGTTGCAGCTGCCGCACGACGGCGGAGTCCATCTGTACCAAATCAAATTCTCCACCGGAATTGTCCACGTCACCCTCCGAAACCTCCCCTGAATCCGACAAAATCCTCGCCGTTGAACCCCAATACGAATCCTTCGACCGCGATATCGTAATCGACGTGTCGTCAAATTATTCCAACAATATCGTCGTCGGTGCCTTTGACTCCTTGTCGGAAGTGGACCTCCCGCCGATCATAACAAAGCAGAAGAAAAAAGACACAAAACAGaggacgacgacgacgacaacaAATACGACAAAGAAACCTCCGGCGAATTCCCCCGGCGTACGGCTCCGAATCCACTCCCCCAAAATCGGGCACCGGAAAATCGGAGGCCGGAAAAGCGTGTCATCCCGGCGGAGCCTTTCCGACAGCTTGGCGATCATGAAATCATCGTACGATCCACAAAAGGACTTCAGAGAATCAATGGTGGAGATGATCGTTGAGAACAACATTAGAGGTTCGAAGGATTTGGAAGATCTTCTTGCATGCTATCTCTGTTTGAACGCCGATGAATATCACGATCTTATAATCAAAGTTTTCAAGCAGATCTGGTTTGATCTTACGGAACTTGCCGTTTGA
- the LOC111803276 gene encoding U-box domain-containing protein 16-like, whose product MAVSPHSFPPRKRRPSAAAFVSPKLSAPILLESLLSLCHEISAIKPLQFILKRYSISMIRKSRLLHIFLQDLRRNPTVLLSASALLCLEEMYIVLQRIKTLIEDCSNGSKMWLLTQNQSIANNFHELTLDLATLLDIFPIKDAGLTEDVEELFFLLRNQCSESAAFLDPRDEDLRLSVMNTIDRIKDEIVPDCAELSEIFSMIDIRDSSSCREEIENLEDEVQNQTDEKSRSDMIALIGLVRYAKCVLYGASTAESGFRRSDSISDLPVPADFKCPINLDLMQDPVVVATGHTYDRAAITLWIESGHNTCPKTGQTLAHTNLIPNRGLKNLIAMWCRQERIPFDVAESNKERVNGVTLNKAALEAMRMTASFLVKKLATSADSSVNDVVYELRVLAKTDPGSRGFIAQAGAVPLLIRYLNSDNPTLQVNAVTTVLNLSIFEANKSLIMETDGALIGVIEVLRSGATWEAKGNAAATIFSLSSIHSYRRRMGRKSRVIRGLLDLAKNGPINSKRDALVTILTLANDREIVGRLIEGGVMETVSHLMNSLPEEAVTILEVVVRKGGFVAIASGFYVIKKLGSVLREGSDRARESAAAALVTMCRQGGSEMVAELASIAGIERVMWELMGSGTARGRRKAASLLRILRRWSAGLDGNGGAGGESVTITSSRMGGDSNPIVSSSRGAIVHV is encoded by the coding sequence ATGGCGGTTTCTCCCCACTCTTTTCCGCCCAGAAAGCGGCGTCCCTCGGCGGCGGCATTCGTCTCCCCCAAACTCTCCGCCCCTATTCTCCTCGaatctctcctctctctctgtcATGAAATCTCCGCCATCAAACCGCTTCAATTCATCCTCAAACGCTACTCCATTTCCATGATTCGGAAATCCAGATTACTCCACATTTTTCTCCAAGACCTCCGCCGTAATCCGACGGTTTTGCTTTCCGCCTCCGCCTTGCTCTGCCTTGAAGAAATGTATATCGTTTTGCAAAGAATCAAAACCTTGATTGAAGATTGTTCTAATGGAAGCAAGATGTGGTTACTAACTCAGAACCAATCCATCGCTAACAACTTTCATGAACTCACCTTGGATTTAGCGACTCTTCTTGATATCTTCCCTATTAAGGACGCTGGATTAACCGAAGACGTTGAGGAATTGTTCTTCCTCTTGAGAAATCAGTGCTCCGAATCTGCTGCGTTTCTTGATCCAAGAGATGAAGATCTCCGATTGAGTGTGATGAACACGATCGATCGAATCAAAGATGAAATCGTTCCGGATTGTGCTGAACTGTCAGAGATTTTCTCCATGATCGATATTCGCGATTCGTCGAGTTGTCGTGAGGAAATCGAGAATCTCGAGGACGAAGTTCAGAATCAAACGGATGAGAAATCGAGATCCGATATGATTGCTTTGATCGGATTAGTTCGTTACGCGAAATGCGTTTTGTATGGAGCGTCCACGGCGGAATCTGGATTCCGCCGGAGTGATTCGATCTCGGATTTGCCTGTACCGGCGGATTTCAAGTGTCCGATTAATCTGGATTTAATGCAGGACCCTGTCGTCGTGGCAACAGGTCATACGTACGATCGTGCGGCCATAACGCTGTGGATTGAATCAGGGCACAACACGTGTCCAAAAACAGGTCAGACCTTGGCCCATACGAACCTAATTCCGAACCGGGGATTGAAAAACCTGATTGCTATGTGGTGCCGTCAGGAGAGAATTCCGTTCGATGTAGCGGAAAGCAACAAAGAGAGAGTCAACGGCGTCACGTTAAACAAGGCGGCGTTAGAGGCTATGAGAATGACGGCGTCATTTCTCGTTAAGAAGCTCGCCACGTCAGCAGACTCTTCAGTGAACGACGTCGTTTACGAGCTTCGTGTTTTGGCTAAAACAGATCCCGGAAGCCGTGGGTTCATCGCCCAAGCCGGAGCTGTACCGTTACTCATCCGTTACCTCAACTCTGATAACCCGACTCTGCAAGTTAACGCCGTCACGACGGTGCTAAACCTGTCCATTTTCGAAGCCAATAAATCGTTGATAATGGAAACCGACGGCGCGCTGATCGGAGTCATCGAGGTACTCCGCTCCGGCGCCACTTGGGAAGCGAAAGGGAACGCCGCCGCCACCATATTCAGCCTCTCCAGTATCCATTCTTACCGGCGGAGAATGGGGAGGAAGAGTCGTGTTATCAGGGGACTGCTCGATTTGGCCAAAAACGGGCCGATTAATTCGAAGAGGGATGCTCTGGTGACCATTTTGACACTAGCCAACGACAGGGAGATCGTCGGTCGGTTAATCGAAGGTGGGGTTATGGAGACGGTGAGCCATCTGATGAACAGCCTGCCGGAGGAGGCGGTGACGATTCTGGAAGTGGTGGTTAGGAAAGGGGGATTTGTGGCGATTGCTTCTGGTTTTTATGTGATTAAGAAATTAGGCTCTGTTTTGAGAGAGGGCTCCGATAGGGCCAGAGAGAGCGCCGCCGCGGCACTGGTGACAATGTGCAGGCAAGGTGGGTCGGAAATGGTGGCGGAGCTGGCGTCTATTGCTGGGATTGAGAGAGTGATGTGGGAATTGATGGGGAGTGGAACGGCGAGAGGGCGGCGAAAGGCGGCGTCGCTGTTGAGAATACTCCGGCGATGGTCAGCAGGTTTGGACGGAAACGGCGGCGCTGGAGGAGAGTCCGTGACAATTACTTCGTCGAGAATGGGTGGCGACTCAAACCCCATTGTTAGTTCATCAAGAGGAGCAATTGTGCATGTGTAG
- the LOC111803589 gene encoding probable serine/threonine-protein kinase WNK5, which produces MAQPSGYAETDPSGRYGRFREILGKGAMKTVYKAFDEVLGIEVAWNQVQLKDVFHSPEELQRLYSEVHLLKNLNHDSIIRFYASWIDTHRRTFNFITEMFTSGSLREYRQKHRNINIEAIKNWARQILHGLAYLHGHDPPVIHRDLKCDNIFINGHLGQVKIGDLGLATILHDSQHAHSVIGTPEFMAPELYDEDYNELVDVYSFGMCLIEMLTLEYPYSECSNPAQIYKKVTSGKLPNAFYGIKDLEAQNFVKKCLENVSKRVPAKELLLDPFLASSNNNGSHQEHFLCSSQTPNNSMSRRTDMVISGSMNPNDDTVFLKVHIKVKNGKAKNVHFAFDTINDTAIDVATEMVKELEISDWDPSEIAMMIKNEISTLIPNWEEYHQDSFNYDEQEEDDGDDDDDESFVTRHPFYSCSSHASSSNSLEGFYSFYENSHHHILDGVNIDDDDTSSSFNYSEISFWSNNEDEYGRDPQCISTTKNPTRFCPTMKIDAHHLRYKDIKVMVDREAFERRTRSDKSARLTRVKSMVNLRSEALHRSLVEMLLKKRLFNTVDAMENIGYQKP; this is translated from the exons ATGGCACAGCCTTCTGGGTATGCTGAAACAGACCCATCTGGTCGCTATGGACGG TTTAGAGAGATTCTCGGGAAAGGAGCGATGAAGACGGTATATAAAGCCTTTGATGAGGTGCTTGGGATTGAAGTGGCATGGAACCAAGTCCAGCTCAAAGATGTGTTCCATTCCCCTGAGGAACTACAACGTCTCTACTCAGAAGTTCATCTCCTCAAGAACCTCAACCACGACTCGATCATCCGATTCTACGCTTCATGGATCGATACTCATCGTCGAACCTTCAACTTCATCACCGAAATGTTCACCTCCGGCAGCCTTAGAGA GTACCGACAAAAACATCGAAACATCAATATCGAAGCGATCAAGAACTGGGCTCGACAAATCCTACACGGCCTAGCTTATCTTCATGGCCATGATCCTCCTGTAATCCATAGAGATCTTAAATGTGATAACATATTCATCAATGGCCATCTTGGGCAAGTTAAAATTGGTGACTTGGGACTTGCAACCATCCTTCATGATTCTCAACACGCTCATAGTGTCATAG GTACACCCGAGTTCATGGCACCGGAGCTGTATGATGAGGATTATAATGAGCTTGTAGATGTTTATTCCTTTGGAATGTGTTTGATTGAGATGCTCACTTTGGAGTATCCTTATAGCGAGTGCTCCAACCCTGCTCAGATATACAAGAAAGTCACTTCG GGAAAGTTGCCAAATGCATTCTATGGGATCAAAGACTTGGAGGCCCAAAATTTTGTAAAGAAATGCTTGGAGAATGTTTCAAAGAGGGTGCCTGCCAAAGAGCTCTTGCTTGACCCATTTCTAGCTTCCAGTAACAACAATGGCTCTCATCAAGAACACTTCTTGTGTTCATCACAAACTCCAAACAATTCAATGTCAAGAAGGACAGACATGGTCATTTCTGGATCAATGAATCCCAACGACGATACCGTTTTTCTAAAAGTGCATATCAAAGTGAAGAACG GTAAAGCTAAGAACGTACACTTTGCATTCGACACGATAAACGATACAGCTATCGACGTTGCGACCGAGATGGTTAAAGAGTTGGAAATCAGTGATTGGGATCCGAGTGAGATAGCTATGATGATAAAAAATGAGATATCCACATTGATACCCAATTGGGAGGAATACCATCAAGATAGCTTCAACTAtgatgaacaagaagaagacgatggTGACGACGACGATGACGAAAGCTTCGTGACCCGACATCCTTTCTACTCGTGCTCCTCCCATGCCTCCTCCTCAAATTCTCTTGAGGGTTTCTACTCTTTTTATGAGAATTCCCATCATCATATATTGGATGGTGTGaatattgatgatgatgatacaAGTTCTTCCTTCAATTACTCTGAAATAAGCTTTTGGTCAAACAATGAAGATGAGTATGGAAGAGATCCTCAATGCATATCAACCACCAAGAACCCTACAAGATTTTGCCCTACCATGAAGATAGACGCGCACCATTTGAGGTATAAGGACATTAAAGTAATGGTGGATCGAGAAGCGTTTGAGAGACGAACCCGATCTGATAAGTCGGCTAGGCTTACGAGGGTGAAGTCAATGGTGAACCTCCGTAGCGAGGCGTTGCACCGATCGTTAGTAGAGATGTTGTTGAAGAAGCGATTGTTTAATACGGTGGATGCCATGGAGAATATTGGATACCAAAAGCCATAG
- the LOC111803588 gene encoding uncharacterized protein LOC111803588 encodes MGDLRSWSFEQNGGVAEEKPSSSSSFSTLLPSNPTAIGADYWRRAEEATQAIIAQVQPTVFSEKRRKAVIDHVQRLLRGHLRFEVFPFGSVPLKTYLPDGDIDLTVLGGSNIEEALANDVCSVLNSEDQNGAAEFVVKDVQLIRAEVKLVKCLVQNIVVDISFNQLGGLCTLCFIEKIDCRMGKDHLFKRSIILIKAWCYYESRILGAHHGLISTYALETLVLYIFHLFHSALNGPLQVLYKFLDYFSKFDWDNYCISLNGPVRISSLPELAAETPENGGGDLLLSTDFLKSCLDTLYVPGRGYEPNSRAFPIKHLNIVDPLKENNNLGRSVSKGNFYRIRSAFSYGARKLGSILSQPEEIVVDEVRKFFSNTLDRHGGGQRPDVQDPVSVPGGYESCAGLLVSGSETQEETNNRDSGSLYANDTTGERSSSREVSIHGGNANAKVSGEYDIVGGIMNESSQGRPLSVPSGVDGLANAIGVSDVRLSGDANDLASLRIEGLTISNDAHKSTPSSRKEGISPLGNPHLCNGEVTDKNTKKHTPENSGSTEKKSSNQHLQSPTDATGSSAQSNKQDENYVNNDDELANQSEKKQCSRGFLNSNDEPPEAFSALSDLSGDYETHFNNLQIGRWYYEYALTAALSPTPPPLPSQYPNKNAWDIIRRSVQVKQNAFAQMNNNGLLARPAFYPMRSPILPGGATLGMEEMPKPRGTGTYFPNMNHYRDRPPSARGRNQVLVRSPRNNGRSLETTVLEKSSQDSYQVPTVNLAGGMLNSTGSSVRKAQHNGNSMPRPDRAVEFGSFGHLQLESPVDCSRESSPVSAVYSYSEALNVSSPKMQKAKQASIKDHDRLSVHMQSYELKDEEDFPPLSN; translated from the exons ATGGGCGATCTTCGGTCTTGGTCGTTTGAACAAAACGGCGGCGTAGCAGAAGAGAAGCCGTCTTCCTCCTCATCGTTTTCTACGTTGCTACCGTCGAATCCGACGGCTATAGGTGCCGATTACTGGCGACGAGCCGAGGAAGCCACACAGGCTATTATCGCGCAGGTTCAGCCTACTGTCTTTTcggaaaagagaaggaaagcGGTTATAGATCATGTGCAAAGACTCCTTAGAGGTCATCTTAGATTCGAG GTTTTTCCATTTGGGTCGGTGCCATTAAAGACCTATTTGCCCGATGGAGATATTGATTTAACTGTCCTCGGTGGTTCAAATATAGAGGAAGCTTTGGCCAATGATGTATGTTCGGTTCTCAATAGTGAAGATCAGAATGGGGCGGCCGAGTTTGTTGTAAAGGATGTGCAATTAATTCGAGCAGAG GTTAAGCTTGTAAAATGTCTTGTACAGAACATAGTTGTTGATATTTCCTTCAATCAATTGGGAGGGCTTTGCACGTTGTGCTTCATTGAGAAG ATTGATTGTCGCATGGGCAAAGATCATCTTTTTAAGCGCAGCATTATACTTATTAAAGCTTGGTGCTATTATGAGAGCCGCATTCTAGGGGCTCATCATGGCTTGATATCGACATATGCTTTGGAGACTTTGgttctatatatttttcatctctTCCATTCTGCCTTAAATGGTCCTTTACAG GTGTTATATAAATTTCTGGACTATTTTAGCAAATTTGATTGGGATAATTACTGCATAAGCTTGAATGGTCCAGTTCGCATATCCTCACTGCCGGAGCTTGCTG CTGAGACACCTGAAAATGGTGGGGGTGATCTGTTGCTTAGCACCGATTTTCTTAAGAGCTGTTTAGACACGTTATACGTGCCTGGAAGGGGGTACGAGCCAAACTCAAGGGCATTTCCCATAAAGCATCTCAACATTGTCGATCCACTAAAAGAGAACAACAACCTTGGTCGCAGTGTAAGCAAAG GAAACTTCTATAGGATTAGAAGTGCTTTCAGTTATGGTGCTCGGAAGCTAGGATCTATCCTTTCCCAACCTGAAGAAATTGTAGTGGATGAAGTTCGCAAGTTTTTTTCTAATACATTGGATAGGCACGGAGGTGGGCAGCGGCCTGATGTCCAAGATCCCGTTTCAGTGCCTGGAGGCTATGAATCTTGTGCAGGTCTACTAGTGTCGGGTTCAGAGACacaagaagaaacaaataatcGTGATTCAGGCTCTCTCTACGCTAATGACACCACTGGAGAACGTAGCTCGAGTCGTGAGGTATCAATTCATGGGGGAAATGCCAATGCTAAGGTATCAGGTGAATATGACATTGTTGGCGGAATCATGAATGAATCATCTCAAGGAAGACCATTATCAGTTCCTTCAGGTGTTGATGGTCTTGCAAATGCCATTGGTGTTTCAGACGTTCGTCTCTCTGGAGATGCAAATGATCTTGCTAGCTTGAGAATTGAAGGTCTTACTATTTCAAACGATGCACATAAGTCTACTCCTTCAAGTCGTAAGGAGGGTATATCACCATTAGGTAATCCTCACCTTTGTAACGGGGAAGTAACAgacaaaaatacaaagaaacaCACTCCAGAGAACTCTGGCTCAACAGAGAAGAAGTCATCTAACCAGCATCTGCAATCACCTACTGATGCAACAGGGTCTTCTGCACAAAGTAATAAGCAGGATGAGAATTACGtgaataatgatgatgaattgGCGAACCAATCTGAAAAGAAACAATGTTCTCGTGGGTTTCTGAATAGCAATGATGAACCTCCAGAAGCTTTCAGTGCTTTGTCAGATCTTAGTGGTGACTATGAAACTCATTTTAACAATCTGCAAATTGGCCGGTGGTACTACGAATATGCCTTAACTGCAGCCCTCTCACCCACTCCTCCACCATTGCCTTCACAATATCCAAACAAGAATGCATGGGATATAATACGACGCTCAGTGCAGGTCAAGCAGAATGCGTTTGCCCAGATGAACAATAATGGACTCCTTGCAAGACCAGCATTCTATCCCATGCGATCACCAATATTACCTGGGGGTGCAACATTGGGTATGGAAGAGATGCCGAAGCCACGAGGAACTGGGACATACTTTCCCAACATG aACCATTACAGGGACAGACCACCATCAGCAAGGGGAAGGAACCAAGTGCTAGTGAGGTCGCCTCGAAACAATGGCCGATCATTGGAAACAACTGTACTCGAGAAAAGTAGTCAAGACTCGTACCAAGTACCAACTGTTAATCTTGCTGGTGGCATGTTGAATTCCACTGGTTCTTCTGTAAGGAAAGCTCAGCACAATGGGAATTCAATGCCACGACCTGATAGAGCGGTAGAATTTGGGTCTTTTGGGCATCTTCAATTAGAGTCGCCCGTAGATTGTAGCAGGGAATCGAGTCCTGTATCGGCAGTATATTCATACTCAGAAGCTTTAAACGTTTCAAGTCCCAAGATGCAGAAAGCCAAACAAGCGTCAATCAAAGACCACGATAG GCTCTCTGTTCATATGCAATCGTATGAGTtgaaagatgaagaagatttCCCACCCTTATCCAACTGA